A region from the Aegilops tauschii subsp. strangulata cultivar AL8/78 chromosome 5, Aet v6.0, whole genome shotgun sequence genome encodes:
- the LOC109740693 gene encoding noroxomaritidine synthase 2 produces MAFSFLPELVISIVVVHVVIVGFYYIKSSKNPLLPVSWPVVGILPSLVVNLHRLHHYISFDLLTPSGHSLKVAIASIRMFITCDPTNIQYIFSSNHTNYPKGEDYAEIFDMTRGSLFSADGESSRRERANFQSVLSNPLLVGLMTKCCHDKVEKSLLPFMAHMVRTNTHVDMNDMLMRLVFDLYATTIFSVDPTCLSLDMPSVHVANAMDTVMEVGFVRHIVPAFFWKVMRRLNIGPERKLAAAQAVLRCFIMDMITERRKKGHIIGQEVHIDVLSNYVNDQNYNDDLLQATLITYMIAGRDTIGTTLPWVVYNLTKNPHIVSSIRTELAPIMSRKAAIAGAVTMMTFEPEEVRPLVYLQATLLETLRLYPPIPIERRSVVSTDVMPSGHPVCAQDIILVSIYSVGRMESVWGSDCLEYRPERWLSDDGRQLRYVPSNKFPAFNSGARLCLGKDIAIMQMKIIIAAIVCNFDVKMVDGQAIDTKLSCLLQMKNGLKVNLSKVQM; encoded by the coding sequence ATGGCATTCTCGTTCCTGCCAGAACTAGTCATCTCCATAGTTGTGGTACATGTAGTTATTGTAGGTTTCTACTACATAAAGTCTAGTAAGAACCCATTGTTGCCCGTGAGCTGGCCAGTAGTAGGCATCCTCCCTTCCCTGGTCGTCAACCTACACAGATTGCATCACTACATCTCCTTTGACCTCCTAACACCATCTGGTCACAGCCTAAAGGTTGCCATAGCCAGCATACGGATGTTCATAACCTGCGACCCAACAAATATCCAATACATCTTTAGCTCGAACCACACAAACTATCCCAAGGGCGAGGATTATGCCGAAATCTTTGACATGACGAGAGGCTCTCTCTTCAGCGCAGATGGTGAGTCATCCCGACGGGAGCGTGCCAACTTCCAGAGTGTGTTGAGCAACCCGTTGTTGGTTGGGTTGATGACTAAGTGTTGTCACGACAAGGTGGAGAAGAGCCTCCTACCCTTCATGGCCCACATGGTGAGAACCAATACTCATGTTGACATGAATGATATGTTGATGAGGCTTGTGTTCGACCTGTATGCCACAACCATCTTCAGCGTGGACCCCACTTGTCTGTCCCTCGACATGCCGTCGGTACACGTCGCGAACGCGATGGACACGGTCATGGAGGTGGGCTTTGTCCGTCACATTGTGCCGGCATTTTTTTGGAAGGTGATGAGGCGCCTGAACATCGGTCCGGAGAGGAAGCTCGCCGCCGCGCAAGCGGTTCTTCGCTGCTTCATCATGGACATGATCacggagaggaggaagaagggccaTATTATTGGTCAAGAAGTACACATTGATGTTTTGTCTAACTATGTCAATGACCAGAACTACAATGATGATTTACTACAGGCGACACTCATTACGTATATGATCGCTGGGAGGGACACGATTGGCACTACCTTGCCATGGGTTGTCTACAACCTCACCAAGAACCCGCACATCGTGTCAAGCATTCGCACCGAACTAGCACCCATCATGTCCCGCAAAGCAGCCATTGCTGGCGCTGTCACGATGATGACATTTGAGCCAGAAGAGGTTAGACCCCTAGTCTACCTGCAAGCCACCTTGTTGGAGACACTCAGGTTGTACCCGCCGATCCCTATCGAGCGCAGGTCAGTGGTATCCACTGATGTGATGCCGAGTGGCCATCCTGTTTGTGCCCAGGACATCATCCTCGTCTCTATCTACTCCGTCGGTAGAATGGAGTCTGTTTGGGGGTCCGACTGTCTGGAGTATAGGCCTGAGAGGTGGCTCTCTGATGATGGCCGTCAACTGCGATATGTACCCTCGAACAAGTTCCCAGCATTTAACTCAGGGGCAAGGTTGTGCCTTGGCAAGGACATTGCAATCATGCAGATGAAGATCATCATCGCTGCTATCGTGTGTAACTTTGATGTGAAAATGGTTGATGGACAAGCCATCGACACGAAGTTGTCATGTCTTCTACAAATGAAGAATGGGCTTAAGGTGAACCTGAGTAAAGTACAAATGTAA